A single genomic interval of Spirosoma linguale DSM 74 harbors:
- a CDS encoding Glutamine--scyllo-inositol transaminase (PFAM: DegT/DnrJ/EryC1/StrS aminotransferase; aromatic amino acid beta-eliminating lyase/threonine aldolase~KEGG: rle:pRL90152 putative pleiotropic regulator) gives MTKTALAIHGGEKAVKTTFPWPIYDEQDVQAVADLVRSGQWGNPDCAGAVADFEQQFARYCGSKYAISCVNGSVSLRLALIACGVRPGDEVIVPPYTFIATASVVLEVNCVPVFVDIQPDTYNLDPTAIEAAITERTKVIIPVHFAGLPCDMDAILDIARRHNLRVIEDAAHAHGGEYRGRKLGSIGDAGSFSFQSSKNLTSGEGGMVITSDDDLYRTMNSMRNVGRLPGGQWYDHFNPGCNYRITQLQAVLLSEQLKRLDEQTRIRNENGLYLDSLLADVAGITPLSRVGEELIHPYHLYIFRYDKAKFGQVSKQEFVAMLAAEGLPCSAGYPHPLYKQPVFQQKNWLCYALPDTVDYKNVSCPVAEYACTDEAVWIFQQAMLGSRSDMDAFADAIRKVQHALIK, from the coding sequence GTGACTAAAACAGCATTGGCCATACATGGTGGCGAAAAAGCCGTTAAGACTACCTTTCCGTGGCCCATTTACGATGAGCAGGATGTGCAGGCCGTGGCTGATCTGGTGCGGAGCGGCCAATGGGGAAACCCGGACTGCGCCGGGGCCGTTGCCGACTTCGAGCAGCAGTTTGCCCGGTATTGCGGCAGTAAATATGCCATAAGCTGCGTAAACGGGTCGGTTTCCCTGCGGCTGGCGCTGATTGCCTGTGGCGTACGGCCTGGCGATGAAGTCATTGTGCCACCTTACACCTTCATTGCCACGGCTTCCGTGGTGCTGGAGGTAAACTGCGTTCCCGTCTTCGTCGATATTCAGCCCGATACGTATAACCTGGACCCCACGGCCATCGAGGCCGCCATTACGGAGCGCACCAAAGTGATCATCCCCGTTCATTTTGCCGGACTTCCCTGCGATATGGATGCTATTTTGGACATTGCCCGTCGGCACAACCTTCGGGTTATTGAAGATGCCGCCCACGCGCATGGCGGGGAGTACCGGGGCCGTAAACTCGGGTCTATTGGCGATGCGGGCAGTTTCAGCTTTCAATCATCTAAAAACCTGACCTCGGGCGAGGGTGGCATGGTCATCACCAGCGACGACGACCTGTACCGAACCATGAACTCCATGCGGAACGTGGGGCGACTGCCGGGCGGGCAGTGGTATGACCATTTTAATCCGGGTTGTAACTACCGAATTACCCAGCTACAGGCCGTTCTGCTCAGTGAGCAGCTGAAGCGGCTGGACGAGCAGACACGCATCCGCAACGAGAACGGGCTTTATCTGGATAGCCTGCTGGCCGATGTAGCGGGCATAACTCCGCTGAGTCGGGTAGGGGAGGAACTGATTCATCCGTATCATCTCTATATTTTCCGGTACGACAAAGCGAAGTTCGGTCAGGTGTCGAAGCAGGAGTTTGTGGCGATGCTGGCGGCAGAAGGGCTTCCCTGTTCGGCGGGTTATCCGCATCCGTTATACAAACAGCCCGTTTTTCAGCAAAAAAACTGGTTATGCTACGCCCTGCCCGACACGGTCGATTACAAAAATGTGTCCTGCCCGGTTGCCGAATACGCCTGCACCGACGAAGCGGTGTGGATTTTTCAGCAGGCCATGCTGGGGTCGCGCTCCGATATGGACGCCTTTGCCGACGCTATTCGCAAAGTGCAACACGCCCTCATTAAATAG
- a CDS encoding two component transcriptional regulator, LytTR family (PFAM: response regulator receiver; LytTr DNA- binding region~SMART: response regulator receiver~KEGG: xca:xccb100_3862 transcriptional regulator protein) has product MNVKALLIDDEPNNLDNLRALLDVYCPQVDICGMALNAEAGQRLLYTHQPDLLFLDIQMPGQNGFDLLRKLPEHDFEVIFVTAYDQYAIQAMRFAAVDYLLKPVDIGELQAAVDRAIKQRRLKVQNQQLENLLTLLKTGAANEAQRITLATAKETRFVKTSEIVRCQSSNNYTTFYLTDGETLLVCRPIYEYDELLKSHGFMRCHQSHLVNKAFIKSWKKEFGDFLLLTDGTELPIARGKKDELKKALRL; this is encoded by the coding sequence ATGAACGTGAAAGCCCTCTTGATCGACGATGAACCGAATAACCTGGACAACCTACGGGCGCTGCTCGATGTGTATTGTCCGCAGGTGGACATCTGCGGTATGGCTCTGAACGCTGAGGCCGGTCAACGCTTGTTGTATACGCACCAGCCCGACTTGCTGTTTCTGGATATACAGATGCCCGGGCAAAACGGTTTTGACCTCTTACGAAAACTACCCGAACACGATTTTGAGGTGATTTTCGTGACGGCTTACGATCAGTATGCCATACAGGCCATGCGGTTTGCGGCCGTCGATTACCTGCTGAAACCGGTCGATATTGGCGAATTGCAGGCAGCGGTAGACAGGGCCATTAAACAACGCCGTCTGAAAGTTCAGAACCAACAACTCGAAAACCTGCTGACCTTACTAAAAACCGGTGCTGCGAACGAAGCACAGCGTATTACCCTGGCAACAGCCAAAGAGACGCGCTTTGTGAAAACGAGCGAGATCGTCCGCTGCCAGTCATCGAACAACTATACCACCTTTTACCTGACCGATGGGGAAACGCTGCTGGTGTGCAGGCCCATTTACGAATACGATGAGTTATTGAAAAGCCATGGTTTCATGCGCTGCCATCAGTCGCATCTGGTCAATAAAGCGTTTATCAAGAGCTGGAAAAAGGAGTTTGGCGACTTTCTGCTGTTGACCGATGGTACCGAACTGCCCATTGCCCGAGGTAAGAAGGATGAGCTTAAAAAAGCACTGCGGTTATGA
- a CDS encoding ROK family protein (PFAM: ROK family protein~KEGG: ftw:FTW_0827 ROK family protein), with amino-acid sequence MTIGVDLGGTNVRVGLVDNGILVRQRSMALEQKDSLQATLAQLIALIQPFADDSVNSIGIGVPSVVDIDRGIVYNVANIPSWEEVALRDILEKEFDLPVFVNNDVNCFILGEHQFGLAKGYRSAVGMSIGTGLGSGIIIDNQLYAGSNCGAGEIGLLPYLDKNIESYAATQFFESIHGTTALEASLSATLGDKNALSLWDDFGKHFGVAVKTVLYTYDPEVIILGGSIAKAYPFFRASMYESMADFAYPVTLRRLQIFQSQNENIALLGAAALVRQLV; translated from the coding sequence ATGACTATCGGAGTTGACTTAGGCGGAACCAATGTACGCGTTGGTCTGGTCGATAATGGTATACTTGTTCGACAGCGCAGTATGGCGCTGGAACAAAAAGACTCACTTCAAGCTACCCTGGCGCAGCTTATCGCGCTTATCCAGCCCTTTGCGGACGATTCTGTAAACAGCATCGGCATTGGGGTCCCATCGGTGGTCGATATTGACCGGGGGATTGTCTATAATGTCGCCAACATCCCCTCGTGGGAGGAAGTGGCCCTGCGCGATATTCTGGAAAAAGAGTTCGACCTTCCCGTTTTCGTGAATAACGATGTGAACTGCTTTATTCTCGGCGAGCATCAGTTTGGGCTGGCTAAAGGCTACCGGTCGGCGGTGGGCATGTCCATTGGAACAGGGCTGGGGTCGGGCATTATCATCGACAACCAGCTATATGCGGGCAGTAACTGCGGAGCGGGCGAAATCGGGCTACTGCCGTACCTCGACAAAAATATCGAGTCGTATGCGGCCACACAGTTTTTCGAATCCATTCACGGAACAACGGCACTGGAGGCCAGTCTGTCGGCTACCCTCGGGGATAAAAACGCGCTGAGCCTCTGGGATGATTTCGGAAAGCACTTCGGCGTGGCCGTAAAAACAGTGCTTTACACCTACGACCCCGAAGTGATTATCCTGGGTGGCTCCATTGCCAAGGCGTACCCATTTTTCCGGGCGTCGATGTACGAAAGCATGGCCGACTTTGCGTATCCGGTTACGCTACGTCGGCTACAGATTTTCCAGTCCCAGAACGAGAACATCGCCCTGCTGGGCGCGGCTGCACTGGTGCGCCAACTGGTGTAG
- a CDS encoding major facilitator superfamily MFS_1 (PFAM: major facilitator superfamily MFS_1~KEGG: swd:Swoo_0563 major facilitator transporter) — protein sequence MKRNPLLVVLILLIFFVISFLTNILGPIIPDLVDSFQLSIGLAGFLPFAFFVAYGVSMPSGILVEKYHEKPVLLGAFLLALLGALLFALVPHFWVALISLFSIGMGMAMLQVAINPLLRVAGGEEHFAFNSVLAQLFTGAASFLSPLLYSYFVRTVHTNDPSFLIQLLNRLVPMHFEWVSLYWVFAVITLLMIVVVGLIRFPAVVLQDDERIEVGGTLRELLRNRTVLLFFAGIFAYVGTEQGIANWMSKFLQLYHGVDPATTGATAVAYFWGLMTVGCALGLVLLKFADSRKVLITFTLGAMLALVIGLFGPRDWALFALPATGFFASVMWSIIFSLALNSVPHHHGTFSGILCTGIVGGALTPLLIGGVAELVGLRWAMLLMLITLGYIVSIGFWAKPLVNNATIKRKAEPVKETAGN from the coding sequence ATGAAACGAAACCCGCTACTGGTTGTCCTGATTCTGTTGATCTTCTTTGTCATTTCCTTTCTGACCAATATTCTCGGGCCGATTATCCCCGATCTGGTCGACAGTTTTCAGCTCAGCATCGGATTGGCGGGTTTCCTGCCATTTGCTTTTTTTGTCGCCTACGGTGTGTCCATGCCATCGGGTATTCTGGTAGAGAAATACCACGAGAAGCCGGTGTTACTGGGGGCTTTTCTGCTGGCGTTACTAGGGGCGCTGCTCTTTGCCCTGGTTCCTCACTTTTGGGTGGCGCTGATCTCGTTGTTTTCCATTGGTATGGGCATGGCGATGCTGCAAGTAGCCATCAACCCGCTGCTTCGGGTGGCCGGGGGCGAAGAGCATTTTGCGTTCAATTCGGTGCTGGCACAGCTGTTTACCGGGGCAGCTTCTTTTTTGAGCCCATTGCTGTACAGTTACTTTGTCCGCACCGTTCATACCAACGACCCGTCTTTTCTGATTCAGCTACTCAATCGACTGGTACCCATGCATTTCGAGTGGGTGTCGCTGTATTGGGTCTTTGCCGTCATCACCCTGCTCATGATCGTGGTGGTGGGATTGATTCGGTTCCCGGCGGTTGTTCTTCAGGACGACGAACGGATTGAAGTGGGGGGTACGCTCCGGGAGCTGCTTCGCAACCGAACGGTTCTCCTCTTTTTCGCGGGTATTTTTGCGTATGTCGGCACGGAGCAGGGTATTGCCAACTGGATGTCGAAATTTCTGCAACTGTATCATGGCGTCGACCCAGCCACGACGGGCGCTACGGCCGTAGCTTATTTCTGGGGGCTGATGACCGTTGGCTGTGCGCTGGGATTAGTACTACTTAAATTCGCCGATAGCCGAAAAGTCCTCATTACGTTCACGCTCGGTGCTATGCTGGCGCTGGTGATTGGCCTGTTTGGACCCAGAGACTGGGCGCTTTTTGCCTTACCGGCCACCGGTTTTTTTGCGTCGGTGATGTGGTCCATCATTTTTTCGCTGGCCCTTAACTCAGTCCCCCATCATCATGGCACATTTTCGGGTATCTTGTGTACCGGAATCGTCGGGGGCGCACTGACTCCGCTCCTCATCGGCGGAGTAGCCGAGTTGGTGGGGCTGCGCTGGGCTATGCTGCTCATGCTGATTACGCTGGGCTACATTGTCAGTATCGGTTTTTGGGCAAAGCCGCTGGTTAACAACGCAACGATTAAGCGAAAGGCTGAACCGGTAAAAGAAACCGCCGGAAATTAA
- a CDS encoding signal transduction histidine kinase, LytS (PFAM: histidine kinase internal region; ATP-binding region ATPase domain protein~KEGG: hypothetical protein), with protein sequence MKKAVLLLMMGAILTIASAQAQIRWDDYSQSYTTGSTGKSPAIGLLVALRKGNDFLWSIRETSKHFHLLNDTSFRQLRPKEIIVRNTFDTARAQFFMPGVGRKNAHLFQFRVMEYPGNRILVPWRGIDRFTDSTLIHESGIPEMAYLGGYRTSLGKMLIVDVKQVEHDRIMATSLIAWEPIKPVVTNVYTSDNVDQFLKKLQYPWAKIKEPTGQQSPVLTVPSTNTNLIFVLRGTIFTKDQIQYQLIRDGSVYSPWRYNEYDNSFIWLNQYPPGSYALTIRYSAQPQHIAEYRFDVEPAWYQTNLFRIVVGIFVAAILGASLFVILFIRQRRKTQREQLNRTRVQLELKAIYAQLNPHFVFNALSSIQGLINKQDIKGANEYLSDFARLLRESLNHSNKDEISLQEEMQTLDTYLKLEQLRFNFQYKTSIDPAINAYETNVPALLLQPLVENAVKHGVASLQADGRIAISVSRSAHTLIVTIADNGNGYTETKSASGVGLRLVHDRIKLLNELNPKQPITFVSNNSGTGMHVTLTFTDWFL encoded by the coding sequence ATGAAAAAGGCAGTCTTATTATTGATGATGGGAGCAATACTGACCATTGCTTCTGCACAAGCTCAGATCAGGTGGGACGACTACTCACAAAGCTATACGACTGGTTCAACGGGTAAATCGCCAGCCATCGGTTTACTGGTTGCCTTACGTAAAGGCAACGATTTCTTATGGTCGATCCGTGAAACGAGTAAACATTTTCATTTACTGAATGATACTTCTTTCCGTCAATTGCGACCAAAGGAAATAATAGTCCGAAACACGTTTGATACAGCCCGTGCGCAGTTTTTTATGCCGGGTGTCGGACGGAAGAATGCCCATTTATTCCAGTTTCGGGTTATGGAATACCCCGGTAACCGGATTCTGGTGCCCTGGCGGGGTATTGACCGGTTTACCGATTCTACCCTGATTCACGAATCAGGTATACCTGAAATGGCCTACCTCGGCGGTTACCGAACCAGCCTCGGCAAGATGCTGATTGTAGATGTAAAGCAGGTAGAGCATGACCGGATCATGGCTACCTCCCTGATTGCCTGGGAGCCCATCAAGCCGGTGGTAACGAATGTGTACACGTCTGATAATGTTGATCAGTTTCTCAAAAAGCTGCAATACCCCTGGGCGAAAATCAAAGAGCCCACCGGCCAGCAGTCGCCTGTACTTACCGTACCCTCCACCAATACCAACCTTATCTTTGTGCTCAGAGGGACTATTTTTACCAAAGACCAAATTCAATACCAACTAATCCGGGATGGCAGCGTGTATAGCCCCTGGCGGTACAATGAGTATGACAACAGCTTTATCTGGCTCAACCAGTATCCGCCGGGTAGTTATGCACTCACTATACGGTATTCGGCTCAGCCACAGCATATCGCCGAATATCGCTTCGACGTAGAGCCTGCCTGGTACCAAACGAATCTGTTCCGCATAGTAGTCGGCATTTTTGTGGCGGCCATACTGGGTGCCAGCTTGTTTGTCATCTTGTTTATCCGGCAGCGACGGAAAACCCAGCGGGAACAACTAAACAGAACCAGAGTACAGCTTGAGTTAAAAGCTATTTACGCCCAGCTAAATCCACACTTTGTGTTCAATGCGCTCAGTTCTATTCAGGGCCTTATCAACAAGCAGGACATCAAAGGGGCCAACGAATACCTGTCTGACTTTGCCCGGCTTCTGCGGGAGTCGCTCAACCATAGCAACAAAGACGAAATATCCCTTCAGGAGGAAATGCAGACGTTGGATACATATCTAAAGCTGGAGCAACTACGGTTTAACTTTCAATACAAAACCAGCATCGACCCGGCAATTAACGCCTATGAGACAAATGTACCGGCCCTGCTTCTACAACCCCTGGTCGAAAACGCTGTGAAACATGGCGTAGCTTCGTTGCAGGCAGATGGCCGTATTGCTATTAGTGTCAGCCGGTCGGCCCACACGCTGATCGTTACCATAGCCGACAATGGCAACGGCTACACCGAAACTAAGTCAGCCAGTGGTGTGGGTTTACGGCTTGTGCATGACCGGATCAAGCTGTTGAACGAACTCAACCCGAAACAGCCGATTACCTTTGTCAGTAACAACAGCGGCACGGGTATGCACGTTACGCTTACGTTTACCGATTGGTTCTTATGA
- a CDS encoding hypothetical protein (KEGG: psa:PST_4013 hypothetical protein), translating into MREEILSNLNNPRQLETLYWTNKTTFKAAFNTLYPQLQGNLLAEGWYQRLNYKPDELAWGTAKERLFVVGASGLAALLAQLPKIVSLDEGYFYSRHVGFIVFPLLIAYFAWKNKISWKTGAWLGGLILFALVFINFLPKNPASNTLILSCIHLPLWLWSLLGFTFGGGKLKGEVNWLGFLRYNGELAVVTPLLLIAGGLTTALTINLFGLSGWKIETFYFSYIVVSGLAAVPIVATFLTQTQPALVNKVAPVIANLFSPVALVMLVVYLTATVFSGKDPYHDRDFLLLYNALLIGVMALIFFSVAEATPTSKKPVQILILFLLSTVTVVVNGIALSAVLFRISEWGLTPNRAAVLGANVLMLSHLLYVSVRLFGAMTRKSDLSLVGRSMTFFLPVYSLWSAIVVFLFPLLFGFK; encoded by the coding sequence ATGCGCGAAGAGATACTGTCGAATCTAAACAATCCCCGGCAACTGGAAACGTTGTACTGGACCAACAAAACTACCTTCAAAGCCGCCTTTAATACGCTGTATCCGCAATTGCAGGGCAACCTCCTAGCTGAAGGATGGTACCAGCGGCTTAATTATAAGCCCGACGAACTGGCTTGGGGTACGGCTAAGGAGCGGCTTTTCGTAGTAGGGGCTTCCGGACTGGCTGCGCTGCTGGCCCAGCTACCCAAGATAGTGTCGCTGGATGAGGGATACTTTTATTCACGTCATGTGGGCTTCATCGTGTTCCCGCTATTGATCGCTTACTTTGCCTGGAAAAACAAGATCTCCTGGAAAACGGGCGCCTGGCTGGGGGGGCTTATCCTGTTCGCCCTGGTCTTCATCAACTTCCTTCCTAAAAATCCAGCCAGCAATACCCTGATTCTGTCCTGTATTCATTTGCCCCTGTGGCTGTGGTCTTTGCTGGGCTTTACGTTTGGCGGAGGGAAGCTGAAAGGTGAGGTAAACTGGCTGGGCTTTCTGCGGTATAACGGCGAGCTGGCCGTAGTGACCCCCTTGCTGCTGATAGCAGGCGGACTGACGACGGCACTTACCATTAACTTGTTTGGACTGAGTGGCTGGAAGATCGAAACGTTCTACTTCAGCTATATCGTGGTTAGCGGACTGGCCGCAGTGCCCATAGTAGCTACTTTTCTTACTCAGACTCAGCCCGCGCTGGTCAACAAAGTTGCTCCGGTCATTGCAAACTTGTTTAGTCCGGTGGCGCTGGTAATGCTGGTGGTTTATCTGACGGCCACGGTTTTTTCGGGGAAAGATCCGTACCATGACCGTGACTTTCTGTTGTTGTATAATGCGCTGTTAATCGGCGTGATGGCACTTATTTTCTTTTCGGTAGCCGAGGCCACGCCTACCAGCAAAAAGCCTGTTCAGATTTTGATTCTTTTCCTGTTATCGACGGTAACCGTAGTAGTTAACGGTATTGCGCTGTCGGCGGTTTTATTCCGGATTTCCGAATGGGGCTTAACGCCCAACCGGGCTGCCGTGCTGGGGGCGAATGTCTTAATGCTCAGTCATCTGCTCTACGTAAGCGTGCGGCTCTTTGGGGCTATGACTCGCAAAAGCGACCTCTCGCTGGTAGGCCGGTCAATGACTTTCTTCCTGCCCGTTTACAGCCTGTGGAGCGCTATTGTGGTCTTTTTATTTCCCCTGCTCTTTGGCTTTAAGTAA
- a CDS encoding UBA/THIF-type NAD/FAD binding protein (PFAM: UBA/THIF-type NAD/FAD binding protein; MoeZ/MoeB domain protein~SMART: Rhodanese domain protein~KEGG: acp:A2cp1_3646 UBA/ThiF-type NAD/FAD binding protein), protein MTNGELNRYSRHISLPEIGLAGQQRLKQARVALVGVGGLGCPAGQYLTAAGIGTLGIIDGDVVEESNLQRQILFSPEHIGQPKATVAATLLSRQNPYSQVVAHPVFLTSTNALSILSDYDIIVDGSDNFATRYLVNDACVILRKPLVFGSIYKFDGQVSVFNHADGPTYRCLYPEPSELAACAEVGVLGVLPGLTGCLMASEVIKLVTGVGDLLSGTLLVFNALTLSFNTFSFTADPANKLISALTPSAPDCVMPVLEITASDWLAQTNRPFLVDVREPQEYERENLGGQLLPLAELYQHPERVPNDQPVVIHCQSGARSRQAVAFLLTKGYQNVFSLQGGLNALNRL, encoded by the coding sequence ATGACCAATGGAGAACTGAACCGATACAGCCGCCATATCAGCCTGCCCGAAATTGGTCTGGCAGGGCAGCAGCGATTAAAACAGGCGCGGGTGGCCCTTGTGGGCGTGGGTGGCCTGGGCTGCCCGGCGGGGCAATACCTGACGGCTGCGGGTATCGGTACGCTGGGGATCATAGACGGCGACGTGGTGGAAGAAAGCAACCTGCAGCGACAGATTCTCTTTTCGCCCGAGCATATTGGCCAGCCCAAAGCCACCGTAGCCGCTACGCTGCTGTCCCGGCAGAATCCGTATAGTCAGGTGGTTGCGCATCCGGTCTTTCTGACGAGTACCAACGCCCTGTCGATCCTGAGCGACTACGACATCATTGTGGATGGCTCGGATAATTTTGCAACGCGCTATCTGGTCAACGATGCCTGCGTAATACTGAGGAAACCGCTGGTGTTCGGCTCTATTTACAAGTTCGATGGGCAGGTGAGTGTGTTCAACCATGCGGACGGCCCCACGTATCGGTGCCTGTACCCGGAACCCAGTGAGCTGGCTGCCTGCGCCGAAGTGGGCGTATTGGGTGTATTGCCGGGCCTGACGGGCTGCCTGATGGCCAGCGAAGTGATTAAGCTGGTAACGGGCGTCGGGGACTTGCTGAGCGGTACGCTGCTGGTTTTCAACGCGCTTACCCTTTCCTTTAATACCTTTTCGTTTACCGCTGATCCGGCCAACAAATTGATCTCGGCGCTTACTCCGTCGGCCCCCGACTGTGTTATGCCCGTTCTGGAAATAACAGCCTCGGACTGGCTGGCGCAGACCAATCGCCCCTTTTTAGTCGACGTGCGGGAGCCGCAAGAGTACGAGCGCGAGAACCTGGGCGGGCAGTTGTTGCCCCTGGCCGAGCTGTACCAACATCCCGAGCGGGTGCCGAATGATCAGCCGGTTGTTATTCATTGTCAGTCGGGGGCACGAAGTCGGCAAGCCGTCGCTTTTTTGTTGACGAAAGGGTACCAGAACGTGTTCAGTTTGCAGGGTGGCCTGAACGCCCTTAACCGTCTTTAA
- a CDS encoding thiamine monophosphate synthase (PFAM: thiamine monophosphate synthase~KEGG: mch:Mchl_0613 thiamine monophosphate synthase), whose amino-acid sequence MNKNPFLLLGITDGSPQSLAIPTIQALLTGGLDFMYWRTSADNAGLTQLSAGFKPSVLLSATKGSAVPASFRWHLKDADRQVANFADGLPFSTSIHSLSEWPRLAGQVELVFYSPLFPSISKPGYGPLSSLAVIEQQISAIRQQHTALPRLIGLGGIQAENVALVREAGFDGAALMGALWQAPDAVDALQQIREVLSVKDG is encoded by the coding sequence GTGAATAAAAATCCGTTTCTACTACTGGGCATAACCGATGGTAGCCCGCAAAGTCTGGCTATACCAACGATTCAGGCACTGCTGACCGGCGGTCTTGATTTTATGTACTGGCGAACGTCCGCCGATAACGCCGGGTTAACGCAACTTTCCGCTGGCTTTAAACCATCGGTATTGCTGTCGGCTACTAAAGGGAGCGCCGTACCGGCATCGTTTCGCTGGCATCTGAAAGACGCGGATCGTCAGGTTGCGAACTTCGCAGATGGACTCCCGTTTTCGACCAGTATTCATTCCCTCAGCGAGTGGCCACGGCTAGCCGGACAGGTTGAGCTGGTCTTTTACAGTCCGCTTTTTCCCAGCATTAGTAAACCGGGCTACGGGCCGTTGAGCAGTCTGGCGGTTATCGAACAGCAGATTTCGGCGATTCGGCAACAGCACACGGCCTTACCCCGGCTGATAGGACTGGGAGGCATACAGGCCGAAAATGTCGCCCTCGTTCGTGAAGCCGGTTTTGACGGGGCCGCGCTGATGGGCGCACTCTGGCAAGCGCCCGATGCCGTCGACGCACTACAGCAAATCCGCGAAGTTCTTTCGGTTAAAGACGGTTAA
- a CDS encoding transcriptional regulator, AraC family (PFAM: helix-turn-helix- domain containing protein AraC type; periplasmic binding protein/LacI transcriptional regulator~SMART: Helix-turn-helix, AraC domain~KEGG: pat:Patl_3724 AraC family transcriptional regulator): MHKIILLIDFSEEYSKSLLKGITKYSREHGPWVFCRMPLFHRETMGIDGILDWAREWEADGIVGQLYNDVSVEKIVQAGIPVIAQDFKERFTDIPNITGAYRETGAMGAEYFLKKGFQHFAFYGFSNIVWSRERAEGFEERVTRAGYQVTYFEHEKARSSELWYYKPSSLSEWLASLPKPIAIMTCDDRLGQHITEACRHSGIRIPEEVAVLGVDNDEMFCELSDPPLSSITLDAEKGGYDAAHLLDRLIRKEITQGYDIVVEPTQVITRQSTDIYATPDEYIAVSLKYIHQNIDKNLQVDDVVKQVPLSRRSLEMRFQQVIGYPIYKYIQNLRIEKFSKKLLETDQAVFEIAMDLGLNDTRNIARQFKQIKGCTPLKYRHRYLAGK, translated from the coding sequence ATGCACAAGATTATTCTACTGATCGACTTCTCGGAAGAGTACAGCAAGAGTCTGCTGAAAGGCATCACCAAATATTCGCGGGAACACGGCCCGTGGGTATTTTGCCGGATGCCCCTTTTCCACCGCGAAACGATGGGCATTGATGGCATCCTCGACTGGGCACGTGAATGGGAGGCCGACGGCATTGTGGGACAATTGTACAATGATGTCAGTGTTGAGAAGATCGTGCAGGCGGGCATTCCCGTCATTGCGCAGGATTTTAAAGAGCGTTTTACCGATATACCCAACATAACCGGGGCCTACCGCGAAACGGGGGCGATGGGCGCCGAATACTTCCTGAAAAAAGGATTCCAGCACTTTGCCTTTTACGGCTTCAGCAACATCGTCTGGTCGCGGGAGCGAGCCGAAGGGTTTGAGGAACGGGTGACGCGGGCGGGTTATCAGGTCACGTATTTTGAACACGAAAAAGCCCGATCCAGCGAGCTGTGGTATTACAAGCCCAGTTCGCTGAGCGAATGGCTGGCGTCGCTGCCCAAACCCATTGCCATCATGACCTGCGACGACCGCCTGGGACAGCACATTACGGAGGCTTGTCGGCATTCGGGCATCCGCATTCCCGAAGAGGTTGCCGTACTGGGTGTCGACAATGACGAGATGTTCTGCGAGCTTTCCGACCCGCCCCTGTCCAGTATCACCCTCGATGCCGAGAAAGGTGGTTACGATGCCGCTCACCTCCTCGACCGGCTGATCCGCAAAGAAATAACCCAAGGCTACGACATCGTTGTTGAACCCACGCAGGTGATCACCCGTCAATCGACCGACATCTACGCCACCCCCGACGAATACATTGCCGTATCGTTGAAGTATATCCACCAGAACATTGACAAGAACTTACAGGTCGACGATGTGGTGAAGCAGGTTCCCTTGTCGAGACGGTCGCTCGAAATGCGTTTCCAGCAGGTGATCGGCTACCCTATTTACAAGTATATCCAGAATTTACGCATCGAGAAATTCTCCAAAAAACTGCTCGAAACAGATCAGGCGGTGTTTGAAATTGCCATGGATTTAGGCCTGAACGACACCCGGAACATTGCCCGTCAGTTCAAGCAGATCAAAGGGTGTACGCCCCTCAAATACCGGCATCGGTACCTGGCCGGAAAGTAG